The sequence TAAGGCATATTCTCTAAACCTTTCTAAATCAGCTTTAATTGTTGACTCTACTGCTTTTCCCAAGAACAAGTTATCCATAATTTTACCGATCATGCCGGGGATGGCGTAGGATACGGTCATTTTGACTATACTACTGCCGTGGCGATCGTAAAAACGGATCGCTCCCTGATTCGGCAAACCATCAATTGATTCCCATTGGATGATTTGGTGGGGAATCACTTTCAGAATCCGGGATTTCCAAGTAAATTCTAGACCGCCTGTATTGAGTTTCCAAAGAGATATATCGGGGTTATCTGGCGGTATTTTTACTGAATCAATCCATTTCATCCATTTGGGCATTTGTTCTAAATCAGACCAGAGGCTCCAAACTAATTCTATGGGAGCTTCTACCTCTACCTGGACGGTATGCTCTAACCAGTCTGCCATGCTTTTTATACCTCTGTATCCTTTGCAGTGAGTTATTTTTTGATACTTGCCAATATCACTTTTGCTGCACGCCTGCCGGAAATTGTCGCCCCCTCCATGCTGTCGATATAATCTTGCTGTGTGTAGCTACCTGCAAGGAAAAAGTTAGATACTGGTGTTTTTTGATCGGGACGATACACATCCATTCCTGGTGCTTCCCGGTATAAAGACTGTGCCAGTTTGACTACACTATACCAAGTCATGTTGAGTTCTCTTGACGAGGGAAACAGTTCATGCACTTGCTTGAGGACATGGTGGGCGATCGCCTCGTTGCTTTGTTTAATAAACGGATCTCCTGGTGTCAACACTAGTTGCATCAATGATCCCTGTCCTGGGCGATAATAGTCAGCCGGACTAGTCAAGGCCAAATCAGCAAAACAAGAAAAGTCTGCATCGGCGGTGTACAGTAAATTATCTATTCCTACTGCTTGATTAAGCTGTTTCCTTTGCTCTTGATCTTGCAGTTCTGTCACCCAGCCATCGAATCGCAACTGCACCGTCGCCACGGGTACTGCATCAAGTTGATAAATTTTGTCAAATTCTGACCATTTCCGCCATTCCTGGGGGAGAATACGCTGAATTCCTGGGACATCGCAGGCGAAGACGTAGGCGTCTGCGGTGATTGTTTCTACGGCGTCGCCTTGGGCAACGGTTATACCTGTAACATGGGTTTGGGCATCCGATTCAGTAAACTGAATTTCCCTGACTTGGCGACGGGTATGAATTTGAGTACCTCTGGCTGTTAAGTATTCCAAAATGGGTTTATGCAGGTATTCGTGGGGGGAACCCTCCAACATCCGCAAGATTGAGGCTTCAGTTTTTACAGCAAAAAACTGAAATATTGTCAACATGCAACGGGCGGAAATGTTTTCGCAGTCGATAAATCCCAGGGCGTAGGCGATGGGGTTCCACAGGCGTTTGATGCTCCCTTGGCTACCACCATGACTGCGAAACCAGTCAGCAAAGCTGATTTTATCGAGGTTGCGGATGTTTTGCATGGCACCGTCGAAATCGACTAAGCCGCGGACAATGGGACTGGTTCCCAAAGCGATCGCATTTTGCAATTTATCCTG is a genomic window of Fortiea contorta PCC 7126 containing:
- a CDS encoding SRPBCC family protein, encoding MADWLEHTVQVEVEAPIELVWSLWSDLEQMPKWMKWIDSVKIPPDNPDISLWKLNTGGLEFTWKSRILKVIPHQIIQWESIDGLPNQGAIRFYDRHGSSIVKMTVSYAIPGMIGKIMDNLFLGKAVESTIKADLERFREYALSMKVN
- the zds gene encoding 9,9'-di-cis-zeta-carotene desaturase encodes the protein MRVAIVGAGLAGLATAVDLADAGCEVHIFESRPFVGGKVGSWVDSDGNHIEMGLHVFFGCYYQLFDLMKKVGALENLRLKEHTHTFINKGGRTGALDFRFFTGAPFNGLKAFFTTSQLSLQDKLQNAIALGTSPIVRGLVDFDGAMQNIRNLDKISFADWFRSHGGSQGSIKRLWNPIAYALGFIDCENISARCMLTIFQFFAVKTEASILRMLEGSPHEYLHKPILEYLTARGTQIHTRRQVREIQFTESDAQTHVTGITVAQGDAVETITADAYVFACDVPGIQRILPQEWRKWSEFDKIYQLDAVPVATVQLRFDGWVTELQDQEQRKQLNQAVGIDNLLYTADADFSCFADLALTSPADYYRPGQGSLMQLVLTPGDPFIKQSNEAIAHHVLKQVHELFPSSRELNMTWYSVVKLAQSLYREAPGMDVYRPDQKTPVSNFFLAGSYTQQDYIDSMEGATISGRRAAKVILASIKK